A DNA window from Bacillus andreraoultii contains the following coding sequences:
- a CDS encoding DUF1413 domain-containing protein: MKNCNEGEVFLIKGLFKGYVWNRIPRKDRLLLLTGLAN, encoded by the coding sequence CTGAAAAACTGCAATGAAGGTGAAGTCTTTTTAATCAAGGGTCTATTTAAGGGGTATGTGTGGAACAGAATACCAAGAAAAGATCGGCTATTGCTCTTAACCGGGTTAGCAAATTGA
- a CDS encoding zinc ribbon domain-containing protein: MSRFFCENCGSKLNENSNFCPSCGHKLQNASNKRNESEEILSLSSSSKRNIINTILFILIAMFSVSFYIVVFMLAFKWEGVINAIYEDYDGSSFVLFILLPLGYLLGIIIISKLFNSLKISKLFVKITFLTSLFMIITFTLHIIFTTFLYFNSEKAIEAVISDFPSDVGLHQGSIVEESQGVLKSKINILLINIVAAVGYITIVLSRYFRKQSLAFIPGLKSIFHQPNITKFKDVFKQLD, from the coding sequence ATGTCCAGATTTTTTTGTGAGAATTGTGGTTCTAAATTAAATGAAAATAGTAATTTTTGTCCTTCATGTGGACATAAGTTACAAAATGCTTCAAATAAAAGGAATGAAAGTGAGGAAATATTGTCTTTAAGTAGTTCATCTAAACGCAATATCATAAATACAATATTGTTTATTTTAATTGCAATGTTTTCAGTATCTTTCTATATTGTTGTGTTTATGCTAGCGTTTAAATGGGAAGGTGTTATAAATGCAATCTATGAAGATTACGATGGTTCTTCGTTTGTTTTGTTTATTTTATTACCTTTAGGGTATTTACTTGGAATTATTATTATTTCCAAGTTGTTTAATAGCCTAAAGATTTCTAAACTATTTGTTAAAATTACGTTTCTTACAAGTCTTTTTATGATAATTACTTTTACCCTACATATTATATTCACAACATTTCTTTATTTCAATAGTGAAAAAGCCATAGAAGCAGTGATTAGCGATTTCCCTTCAGATGTAGGTCTTCATCAAGGTTCTATAGTAGAAGAAAGTCAAGGGGTACTTAAATCGAAGATAAATATTTTATTAATTAATATAGTAGCTGCTGTTGGTTATATTACGATTGTGCTAAGTAGGTACTTTAGGAAGCAATCGCTTGCATTTATACCTGGATTAAAATCCATATTCCATCAGCCTAATATTACAAAGTTCAAAGATGTTTTTAAACAATTAGACTAG
- the rlmD gene encoding 23S rRNA (uracil(1939)-C(5))-methyltransferase RlmD translates to MKQQIPVKKNDYIDVDFIDLTHEGQGVAKINSFPIFVPGGLPGERAQIKVLNVKKNYGYGKLIEMKERSPYRIDIPKTEINKYGGCQLQHMSYEGQLQFKQNRVTQALTRIGKLTDVQIHPIIGMDEPFHYRNKAQVPVGEKDGRLISGFYKPRTHEIIDTDESVIQIEAINEAIRVVKRICDELGIEAYHEEKHTGVLRNIMARFGKQTDELMIVLITKTEKLPHRQEIIDRIVTALPNVKSIVQNINSKRTNVILGDITTVLWGSDVIYDYIGDVKFMISPLSFYQVNPVQTKVLYDKALEYANLTGEEIVIDAYCGIGTISLFLAQKAKKVYGVEVVPDAIEDAKKNAELNGIHHVEFAVGEAETVIPNWAKEGIHADVIVVDPPRKGCAETLLETIIEMKPKRVVYVSCNPATLARDLQILENNGFKTIEVQPVDMFPQTMHVEVIVKLVLKGTAV, encoded by the coding sequence ATGAAACAACAAATACCAGTGAAGAAAAATGATTACATAGATGTTGACTTTATTGATTTAACTCATGAAGGTCAAGGAGTAGCAAAAATTAATAGCTTTCCAATCTTTGTACCAGGTGGACTGCCTGGCGAGCGGGCACAAATTAAAGTACTTAATGTAAAGAAAAATTATGGTTATGGAAAATTAATCGAGATGAAGGAAAGAAGTCCGTATCGAATCGATATCCCAAAAACGGAGATAAATAAGTATGGTGGATGCCAACTTCAACATATGTCTTATGAAGGTCAACTTCAATTTAAACAAAATCGAGTGACACAAGCACTAACCCGAATTGGAAAATTAACAGATGTACAAATTCATCCGATTATCGGCATGGATGAGCCATTTCACTATCGAAATAAAGCCCAAGTGCCTGTTGGCGAAAAAGATGGTCGATTAATCTCGGGATTTTATAAGCCTCGTACCCACGAAATTATCGATACAGATGAAAGTGTCATTCAAATTGAAGCAATTAACGAGGCCATTCGAGTAGTAAAACGAATTTGTGATGAGCTCGGTATAGAAGCGTATCATGAAGAAAAACATACAGGTGTGTTAAGAAATATTATGGCTCGCTTCGGGAAACAAACAGACGAGTTAATGATTGTTCTCATAACGAAGACAGAAAAACTTCCACATCGACAGGAGATTATTGATAGAATCGTTACTGCACTACCAAATGTCAAATCAATTGTACAAAATATAAATTCGAAGCGGACGAATGTTATTTTAGGTGATATAACGACAGTCTTATGGGGGAGTGATGTGATTTACGATTATATTGGTGACGTGAAGTTTATGATTTCTCCGCTGTCGTTCTATCAAGTGAACCCTGTACAGACAAAGGTTCTTTATGATAAAGCACTCGAGTATGCGAATTTAACCGGTGAAGAAATCGTAATTGATGCGTATTGTGGAATTGGGACCATTTCTTTATTTCTAGCACAAAAAGCGAAAAAAGTGTATGGAGTAGAAGTTGTGCCAGATGCGATTGAGGATGCAAAGAAAAATGCCGAATTGAATGGGATCCATCATGTAGAATTTGCTGTTGGTGAGGCAGAAACGGTTATTCCTAACTGGGCTAAGGAAGGAATTCACGCAGATGTAATTGTCGTCGATCCTCCACGAAAAGGCTGTGCTGAAACATTGCTTGAAACGATAATAGAAATGAAACCAAAACGAGTCGTCTACGTCAGTTGTAACCCGGCAACACTCGCCCGAGACCTCCAAATTTTAGAAAACAACGGATTTAAAACAATCGAAGTGCAACCCGTTGATATGTTTCCACAAACGATGCATGTGGAGGTGATAGTGAAGCTTGTTTTGAAAGGTACAGCTGTGTAA
- a CDS encoding DUF4288 domain-containing protein, producing MEEEKVEIFEERHFLIKAKNQESAQLIGHNLGNKNEHSYENIYKPEIFIATNPI from the coding sequence TTGGAAGAAGAGAAAGTAGAAATATTCGAAGAAAGGCACTTCCTTATTAAAGCAAAGAATCAGGAAAGCGCTCAATTAATCGGACATAACCTAGGCAATAAAAACGAACACTCTTATGAAAATATTTATAAACCTGAAATATTCATAGCTACAAATCCCATTTGA
- a CDS encoding DUF4288 domain-containing protein — MIQDKETVHWQYVKLLDCFEIIDELEDGAEIYSRHIVCPQGTTTDEMIKRYFPEELVLNVLCKKIKNLTYDY, encoded by the coding sequence ATAATTCAGGATAAAGAAACGGTTCATTGGCAATATGTAAAATTGTTAGATTGCTTTGAAATCATAGATGAGTTAGAAGACGGGGCGGAAATATATTCCCGTCATATCGTGTGCCCGCAAGGAACTACAACAGATGAAATGATTAAAAGGTACTTTCCTGAAGAATTAGTATTAAATGTTTTATGTAAAAAAATAAAGAATCTTACTTATGATTATTAA
- a CDS encoding diacylglycerol kinase, translating into MKRARIIYNPTSGRELFKRHLPEVLEKLERAGYETSCHATTGQGDATRAAKIAVERKYDIVIAAGGDGTLNEVVNGMAEQPYRPKLGLIPVGTTNDFARALHIPRDVLGATDIIVQGQTVPVDIGRMNEKYFINIAGGGRLTELTYEVPSKLKTMLGQLAYYLKGIEMLPSIKASEIRLEYDGKLFEGEAMLFLIALTNSVGGFEKLAPDASINDGYFTMLILKKTNLAEFIRVVTMAIRGEHINDPNVIYTKANHIKVSSPQEVLINLDGELGGSAPCEFQNLYRHFEVFAPINELRAEDKVDI; encoded by the coding sequence ATGAAAAGAGCGAGAATTATTTATAACCCAACTTCAGGAAGGGAACTATTCAAGCGACATTTACCTGAAGTTCTTGAAAAATTAGAAAGAGCTGGCTATGAAACATCTTGTCACGCAACAACTGGACAAGGAGATGCAACTAGAGCAGCCAAAATAGCTGTCGAACGAAAATATGATATTGTTATTGCTGCTGGTGGAGATGGGACATTAAATGAAGTAGTCAATGGAATGGCAGAACAACCCTATCGCCCGAAATTGGGACTCATTCCTGTTGGGACGACGAATGACTTTGCAAGAGCACTCCATATTCCTCGTGATGTTCTTGGAGCAACCGATATTATTGTTCAAGGACAAACAGTGCCAGTTGATATTGGCCGGATGAATGAAAAATATTTTATCAATATTGCTGGTGGCGGACGTTTAACCGAATTAACGTATGAAGTACCGAGTAAATTAAAAACAATGTTAGGTCAATTAGCATATTATTTAAAAGGGATTGAAATGTTACCGTCCATTAAAGCTTCTGAAATTCGCTTGGAGTATGATGGAAAATTGTTTGAAGGGGAAGCTATGTTATTTTTAATAGCACTAACGAATTCTGTTGGTGGTTTTGAAAAATTAGCGCCAGATGCATCCATTAATGACGGTTATTTCACTATGCTAATCTTAAAGAAGACAAACCTTGCTGAATTTATTCGCGTTGTAACAATGGCTATCCGTGGGGAACATATTAACGACCCAAATGTCATTTACACAAAAGCAAACCATATTAAAGTTTCGTCACCACAAGAAGTGTTAATAAATCTTGACGGTGAGCTTGGTGGGTCTGCACCATGTGAATTTCAAAATTTATATCGTCATTTTGAAGTTTTTGCTCCGATAAATGAACTACGGGCAGAAGATAAAGTTGATATTTAA
- a CDS encoding IS1380-like element ISBco1 family transposase: protein MVTLTQKTLDFNHKIKLSNDGGSLSSDTGEFLFREFDEKIGFSKTLVKYLRLNDSRKYYLHSNENLLRQKVYQIIAGYAEDDAADQLTHDPVFKEIIETPTLASQPSLSRFYTRFDKDSIEQLNLANQEMLDKIHCFRQSKELFIDLDSTHSDTYGDQESSSYNTHYGTMGFHPLVAFDGATGDFLKAQLRPGNVYTSNGVVEFIRPLIKHYNEMFPETTLFLRGDSGFAVPGLYDLCEEESVLYIIRLKSNSQLQSLAKEYHPSSAPLDVSKTETYYEETIYQAKSWSKPRRVIIQSVRPAGELFFTHSFFVTNFELAFPQDIVRAYQKRGTMENYIKEAKNGFYFDHMNSHAFLVNEVKMMLTLLAYNLTNWLRTLCFPEGQKTMQIDTIRTRLIKAASKVVKSGRSLYFKLSSSFVYQNFFWDVLNRIQKLQLE from the coding sequence ATGGTTACTTTAACGCAAAAAACACTTGATTTCAATCATAAAATTAAATTGTCAAATGATGGAGGTTCTCTTTCCTCCGATACAGGTGAGTTTCTTTTTAGAGAATTCGATGAAAAAATTGGTTTTTCAAAGACTTTAGTTAAGTACTTGAGACTTAACGATTCAAGGAAATATTATCTTCATTCAAATGAAAACTTGTTACGTCAAAAAGTCTATCAAATCATTGCCGGGTATGCGGAAGATGATGCGGCTGATCAGTTGACTCATGATCCTGTGTTTAAGGAAATCATTGAAACTCCAACACTTGCTTCCCAGCCCAGTTTGTCTCGCTTTTATACACGATTTGATAAAGATTCAATTGAACAATTAAATCTGGCTAACCAAGAAATGCTTGATAAGATTCATTGTTTTCGACAATCGAAAGAGTTATTTATCGACTTGGATTCGACTCATTCGGATACATATGGGGACCAAGAATCTTCGTCATATAATACTCATTATGGCACGATGGGTTTTCATCCATTAGTCGCCTTTGATGGTGCGACTGGTGACTTTTTGAAAGCACAACTCCGTCCCGGAAATGTTTATACATCAAATGGTGTGGTGGAATTTATTCGGCCTCTCATTAAACATTATAACGAAATGTTTCCGGAAACTACCCTGTTTCTTCGTGGAGATAGTGGGTTTGCTGTTCCGGGATTATACGATCTGTGTGAAGAAGAATCTGTTTTGTATATTATTCGGTTGAAATCGAATTCACAACTACAAAGTTTAGCGAAGGAATACCATCCTTCTTCCGCACCTTTAGATGTTTCCAAGACGGAAACCTATTATGAAGAAACGATTTACCAAGCAAAATCATGGTCAAAACCAAGAAGGGTGATTATTCAATCGGTACGTCCTGCAGGTGAGCTGTTCTTTACCCATTCCTTTTTTGTTACTAACTTTGAATTAGCTTTTCCTCAAGATATCGTCCGAGCTTATCAAAAAAGAGGGACGATGGAAAACTATATCAAAGAAGCAAAAAATGGCTTTTACTTTGATCATATGAATAGCCACGCTTTTCTAGTGAACGAAGTAAAAATGATGTTAACACTTCTTGCATATAATTTGACCAATTGGTTACGAACTCTTTGTTTTCCGGAAGGTCAAAAAACTATGCAAATTGATACGATACGTACTCGGTTAATTAAAGCGGCAAGTAAAGTCGTGAAATCAGGCAGATCCCTTTACTTCAAACTATCATCGAGTTTTGTGTATCAAAATTTCTTTTGGGATGTACTGAATCGAATTCAAAAACTACAATTGGAATGA
- a CDS encoding IS3 family transposase (programmed frameshift), translating to MKRERRTFTDEFKAQMVKLYESGKPRKDIISEYDLTLSAFDKWIKQSQISGSFKEKDNRTPEENELIVLRKENKRLLLENDIFKASRADTRTKVNVIKSNRHKYSISAMCDVLQVSRSTYYYEAKEQEKSEDELVAAIIDIFHKSRQNYGTRKIKVELKKRGMDVSRRRIGRIMKDNGLVSKYTVAQFKPHIDKTNESEIKNEVNREFKQQDPLAVVVSDLTYVRVEKKWHYICLFVDLYNREVIGSSAGPNKDAELVYHALSTIKVDLRQIQMFHTDRGREFKNKIIDEALETFGIKRSLSMKGCPYDNAVAEATFKIIKTEFVKGKVFESLDQLRVELADYVHWFNHIRIHRTLDYLSPVDYKNEHLKKFV from the exons ATGAAAAGGGAAAGACGAACATTTACCGATGAATTTAAAGCCCAAATGGTTAAGTTATATGAGAGCGGAAAGCCTAGAAAAGATATTATTAGTGAATATGATTTAACCCTTTCGGCTTTTGATAAATGGATAAAGCAAAGTCAAATTTCTGGTTCTTTTAAAGAAAAGGACAATCGTACACCGGAAGAAAACGAATTAATTGTACTTCGCAAAGAAAATAAACGACTTTTGCTGGAGAATGATATTT TTAAAGCAAGCCGCGCTGATACTAGGACGAAAGTAAATGTGATCAAAAGTAACCGGCACAAATACTCGATATCAGCAATGTGCGATGTCCTACAAGTTTCTAGAAGTACCTATTACTATGAGGCTAAAGAACAGGAAAAGTCAGAAGATGAATTGGTCGCTGCCATTATTGATATCTTTCATAAGAGTCGCCAAAATTATGGGACACGAAAAATAAAGGTAGAGTTGAAAAAACGCGGTATGGACGTGTCAAGAAGACGTATCGGTAGAATTATGAAAGATAATGGCTTAGTGTCAAAATATACAGTTGCTCAATTTAAACCTCATATAGATAAAACAAATGAATCTGAAATAAAAAATGAAGTAAATAGAGAATTTAAACAACAAGATCCACTTGCAGTAGTGGTTAGCGATTTAACATATGTGAGAGTTGAGAAAAAATGGCATTACATATGTTTATTTGTTGATCTCTATAATAGGGAAGTCATCGGTTCTAGTGCTGGTCCAAATAAGGATGCAGAATTAGTGTATCATGCTTTATCAACAATTAAAGTTGATTTAAGACAGATACAAATGTTCCATACCGATCGTGGCCGTGAATTTAAAAACAAGATTATTGATGAAGCTCTTGAAACGTTTGGCATTAAACGTTCATTAAGCATGAAAGGTTGTCCGTATGATAATGCAGTTGCCGAAGCTACGTTTAAAATTATTAAGACAGAGTTTGTTAAAGGGAAAGTTTTTGAATCATTAGATCAATTAAGAGTGGAATTAGCTGATTATGTACATTGGTTTAATCACATTCGAATTCATAGAACACTTGATTATCTAAGTCCAGTCGATTATAAAAATGAACACCTTAAAAAATTTGTTTAG
- a CDS encoding GrpB family protein has protein sequence MSDINKWSDRAIIETENQYTSDEDLQKITVDKLKPHNAPITLTEYDPHWSELFEREASRVRSILGDKIIQLEHVGSTSVPGLCAKPIIDMLMVVKDSADEPSYVPALEAAGYILRVREPDWFEHRLFKGPDTDINLHVFSSGTSEIDRMLHFRDWLRSNEADREKYAKVKQDLAKKKWSHVQNYADAKTSIVQEIMGRANLGE, from the coding sequence ATGAGTGACATAAATAAATGGTCAGATAGAGCAATAATAGAAACAGAAAACCAGTATACGAGTGATGAAGATCTTCAGAAGATCACTGTTGATAAGTTGAAACCACATAATGCTCCTATCACCCTAACTGAGTATGATCCACATTGGTCAGAACTATTTGAACGGGAAGCTAGTCGGGTTCGTTCAATACTGGGAGACAAAATAATACAGTTGGAGCACGTGGGCTCAACCTCAGTACCGGGGCTGTGCGCAAAGCCAATTATAGACATGCTGATGGTTGTGAAGGACTCTGCTGACGAGCCTTCCTATGTCCCGGCTTTGGAGGCAGCTGGTTACATACTACGGGTTCGAGAGCCAGATTGGTTCGAGCATCGTCTGTTCAAAGGGCCTGATACTGATATCAACTTGCATGTGTTTAGTTCAGGCACATCTGAGATTGATAGAATGTTACACTTTCGAGATTGGTTGCGGTCTAATGAAGCAGACAGGGAAAAATATGCAAAAGTCAAGCAAGACTTAGCAAAGAAGAAATGGAGCCATGTTCAGAACTACGCTGATGCCAAAACATCGATAGTCCAGGAAATCATGGGACGGGCGAACTTAGGGGAGTAG
- a CDS encoding type I restriction enzyme endonuclease domain-containing protein, translated as MQMEVDEEAKQRQALGLSDEEIEFYKVITSLELDDFDNQFITDLIHKIVREVKKQLEFITNAVMKQAEEQYRDWPLNA; from the coding sequence ATGCAAATGGAAGTTGATGAAGAAGCAAAACAAAGACAGGCTTTGGGCTTATCTGATGAAGAAATTGAGTTTTACAAGGTAATAACTTCATTGGAATTGGACGACTTCGATAATCAATTTATAACTGACTTGATTCACAAAATTGTAAGAGAAGTTAAAAAGCAGCTTGAATTTATAACAAATGCTGTGATGAAACAGGCTGAGGAACAATATAGAGATTGGCCATTAAATGCATGA